GCAAATTCTGGAATGGGCTTTTGTGGATTCAATAGTAAGGCTTCCACCTTTTGATTCAGGGGTTCGGAAAGTTTTCCTACAACATCTTCAAACAAGGGTGTACCGCATCCACTCAGTAGAAAGCCAATACTGGAAATTCCCGAAATGTTAAGAAATTGACGGCGGGTTAGTTGAGGGCGATTTACGCGAATTATATTCATAAGGATGGATTAGTGGTTAGTGGTTGGTGATTGTAGTTGATAACAACTAACTCTTTTACCAAAACATAGATTCTGTTAACTCTGTACCGCCAGCCTCACGCCCCAATAACCAGTGAGTTACGGAGAACAAAATAACTATCGGTACAGAGGAAAAATGCACAATTCTTAGTGCTTGCCAACTCCCAAAGATATCTACAATCCAATAGAATTGAGCGGGTTTATACATTCCTATTCCTGTAAATAAAGCCAAAACCAAGATAGGAATTATAGATGTATAAACAATCCGATGAAAAGCATAGATTAACCGCTTGGAATTTTTACTTTTTTGTAGTGCTTTCAAGTCATTAGTTCCCACAAACCGATGTCGCCAGCGTCGTGTGGCTAAAACATAAAGTCCATACCACAGCAAATTCAACGAAAATAACCACATGGCAGCAAAATGCCAATGTCTACCCCCTGCTAGCCAACCTCCCAGTGTAAATAAAGGGGGAATATGCCAACCAGCCCGCCCGCCAAATACGGGATTGGCATTATAAATTTGCAATCCACTAGTGAGCATGATAAATAAGCTGATGATATTAACCCAATGAAAAATCTTTGCTCCTATTGCTTGAGTTGGTAGCTTTCCAGGTTTAAAGGGAATGGTTGGAGTCATGATTTTGGATTTTGGATTTTGGATTTTAGATTGAGGGAATTTTGGGCTGCAAGATCCCCGACTTCTTTAAGAAGTCGGGGATCTGACCAACTTAAATATCTTACTAAAAAAAAGGAGCAGGATTAAACCCCACTCCAATTTGCTCTCTTGCTACCAAACCTAAATATTTTAACGCCTCCCTCTCAACTACAAGATTACCAATCTTCTTCTCCTCTTCCTTTGTGTCCTTTGCGTCTTTGCGGTTCATTATAAATTAGGTAATCTTCATCTGAGGGACTATAAACCTAATAACTTATTCTAAAAACTAGCACTTTGTATAATGTCAGCATAAGTTGTGGTCTTATGACTTAATTCAATCGCAAACTCTGTTCCTTGACCTAATTGAGAGTTACACCTCAGTTTCCCTTGATGTTTCTCAACTATAATTTGTTGGCTGATTGATAACCCCAGTCCTCTTACTTTGCCTTCTGATTTGGTGGTAAAGAAGGGTTCAAAAATATGCTTTTTCAGGTGAGGAAGAATTCCTTTGCCATTATCAGCGATGCGAATAACAATTTTACGCTGTTTTGATGGTTGTTTGTTCTGGTTACCAACCAATGATAAATGACTGTTGATAACTTCTGTACGAATCCAAATCTTGGGAATAAAGGAATTATCTTGGTATATCCTTTCTTCTAATGCATCAATAGCATTATTTAATACATTCATGAATACCTGATTTAGCTCGCTTGCATAACAATTTACGAGCGGTAATTCCCCAAATTCTTTAATGATTTGTATTCGAGGTTTGTCGGGTCGTTCTTTTAAACGCTGTTGTAAAATTCTCAGAACGCAATCCAACCCTGTATGTAGGTCAGCCTTAACCATTCGATTGTCTTCAAACCGTGAAAAATTCCACAAGGCAGAGGCAATTTCTTTAACGCGTTCGGAACTTGCTCGCACTGACCATAACAATTTTAAAAAATCTGTTTTCACAAAGTTTAAGTCCAAGCGTTGAAGTTGTGAGGCAATTTCTGCTTTGGATTTGGGATGACTTTGTTGGTAAAATTCTAGCAGTTGAATTAGTTCTTCTGCATATTCACCGACAGGATGCAAGGAAGTAGCTATAAAGTTAGTGGAATTGTAAATCTCCCCAGCTACATCTACTACAAGTTTACCGAGATTAGCGATTTTCTCATTCTGCAATAACTGCTCTCGGAAATGTCTCAATTCCTCTTGAGTGTCTTTTAGTTGCTGTGCTGTTTTTTGTTCTTGAGCTTCGACAATCACCCTTGAGGCAATTTCTTGGTGGACTTGTTCAATTAACTGGCATTGCTGAATTGCGATCGCAATTTCAACACTCACTTGTCTTAAAGTTTCTACCTCCCATTCCTGCCACTGACGGTTACTGGAACTATTATAAACCATAAGCAAGCCCCATAAGTTGCTTTGGCAACAGTAGCCGAGAAGTTCTTTCTCCTGATTGGCGACTTGCAAGTGATGATTGGGAATAGACGATATGGTATTTTGATGCTCTTCCGATCTTAGAGAGATGGGAAAAACCAAACTGGCTTTAGTTTGAAGTTTATCTCCATAAATATCTTGATTTTGCTCGTTGACCGACTCAACAGCCATCATCTTGTTTTCATCCCAGGGAAAACGATAAATGACTGTACGGTCTGTTGGTAAAAACTGCTGTACTTCCTTCGCTATTGTTTCAAGTATTGGCTGTAGCTGAGAACGAGAAGAAATGCATTTGCGGATGGTATTCAGCAAACGTTCCCGTTTTCTTATCTGCTGCAATGCTTGTTCTTGACGTTTTTGCCTGGTAATGTCTTGGTGTGTTCCCACCATTTGCACTGGCTGACCGGATCGATCCCACTCAAACACTCTCCCTCGGTCAAAAATCCACTTCCACTCTCCCGATTTAGCTAACATTCTAAATTCGACTTCGTAGACTGGTATGCGACCTTCCAAATAATCATCTAACGCCGCCATCACCTTGGGAAAATCCTCTGGGTGTACGAGTCTCTCAAAGGATTTGCGGTGATTTTCTATTTCTTCTACTTCATATCCCAAAATATGCTTCCACTGAGGGTCGTAGTAAGTCTTGTCAGTCACTAAATTCCAATCCCACAGACCCAAGCCAGTTGCTGCTAATGCTGTTTGCAAGTGCAAACTAGTGTGTGAGCGTTGGCAAAGTTCTGTGAAAGCTTGGTTTGTCTGCTGTTGCTCTTGCTTTGCTAACGCTTCGGCGCTTCGTGATGAAAGTAGAGCTTCTCTGTGATGAGTAGCCGATCCTTTTGTATACATAGCTGCTGGTCCGGTAAGGAAAATAGCTTGTAGCTCAATAGCTGCTTTAGCACCCTGATGGTATATGCATAGAAAGTGCTGGTATATTCCTAGATGATGAGTTCCCCTGTAACTGGCATGACTAGATATGTCAATCCCTGTTAACAATTTCGATTGAATTTGAAAAAAGGTAAACAGAATAATGTAACCTATCTTTTGGTCAGAAATACAGTTGTTTAGAAACAATTGGCTACATTTTATCCTGCTACTCTTTCAAAATGGCAGAATACTAAGTATATAAAATCACAAACAAACAGTTTAAGATTTGGTGTGGAATAGTTTAAAAAAGCTACAATCTAGTCTAGACAAATAACTCATAAGTTTACACAATTGTCAATAGTTTTTTGTAGCTTTTTTACAATAAACCTGCCCAATCTTACAAAACGGAGGCTACATTTGAATCAATACTTACCAATTAAACTTTTACAGGAAAAAAATTTGGGGAAAGCTCACACACAAGTCGGGTCTAATGACTAATGACTATAGATGAAATCGTATTACTACTAAAGGCAAACATTCCTAACTCTCTCTCTGAGCTCCAAGAGTTGGTGTTACGCTCTTCTTGGGAAGGAAAAACTTATACAAGTATAGCAGCTGAAGCACATTACGGAGAAGAGAGGGTTAGAAAAGTCGCTGCTCATTTATGGCAAGTGCTGAGTGACTTTTGGAAGGAGCCAATCAGCAAATCCAACTTCCGTCAGATTCTAGAGCCTCGCCGTTTAAGCAGAACTCAACAACAAGTTCTCCGGGAATTCAACCGTAAAGATGAAGTCACTCCCTTAGAATTTCCTAGTGGTCCGGTATCACTTAACTCTAAATTCTACGTTCCTCGTTCATCAATTGAAGAACTAGCTTACGCGGAAATAGCAGAACCAGGAAGTGTTACTTGCATCAAAGCTCCTAAGAAAATGGGAAAAAGTTCCCTAATTCTACGGATTCTTGCTCATGCAGCAAGCCTTGGTTATAGCACGGTTCATTTAGATTTTCAGCAGGCGGATAGGGCAGTTTTTACCAATCTTGATAAATTTTTGCGATGGTTCTGCGCTAATGTTAGCCGGGAGTTGGCTTTGGAACCCAGACTGAACGATTATTGGGATGAGGATATGGGGAGTAAAGTCTGTTGTTCTCTCTATTTCCAATACTATTTACTCCCTTCTCTCAACAGCCCTCTGGTTTTGGTGTTTAACGGAGTCGATTGGGTGTTTGAGTATCCAGAAATTGCTGAAGATTTTCTCCCTCTACTGCGTTCTTGGTACGAACAAGCCAAATTGGTGGAGGTTTGGCAAAAACTTCGTCTTGTTCTGGCTTACTCAATGGAATTTTTGTTACCTCTCAACTTGACTCATTCTCCATTTAATATCGGTTTGACTATCAAGTTACGGGAATTCACAAAAGAGCAAGTGCAGGATTTGGCACATCGCCACGGGTTGGATTGGAGTCACGGTTCTGATGCTGATAAACTGATGGCAATGGTGGGGGGACACCCATATTTGGTGAGGCTGGCGTTGTATCATCTTGTGAGTAAGGGGGGGACGGAACGCCATTTAGGGCAATTATTGCAACAAGCACCTACGGAAGCAGGAATTTATAACGACTATCTCAGGCAATGTTTGTTGGTTCTGCGGGAGAAACCACAATTGGGAGATGCTTTTCGTGAAGTTGTTTTTGCTACAAGTCCCCTACAATTGGAACCAACTGTGGCGTATAAGTTATATGCTATGGGGTTGGTGAGCATAGAGGGCGATCGCTGTACTCCGTTATGTGAGTTGTACCGCTTGTATTTTAGAGAGCAACTCAACACGAATAGCGATCGCGCTCCCCGTTTGCAAGAATTGGAAAAAGAGAACCAACAGTTACGCGTTCTCTCTGGTTTAGATGAACTGACTCAACTGGTTAGCCGTCGTTCTTTTAATACTTACCTTCAAATAGAGTGGCAAAAAGCGATGAGCAAACGCGCTCCTTTGTCACTGATTTTATGTGATATTGACTACTTTAAATTTTATAATAAGACATACGGAATTACTGCTGGTGATGACTGTTTGCGACAAATTTCTGGTGTTATTAATAAGTGCGTAAAACTATCTTTTCCCAGTGAAGATTTAAATAGCGATCGCAATTCGGCTTTAGTTGCGCGTTATGGAGGCGAGCAATTTGCAATTCTCATTCAAACAGATGCGGCTAATGCTTTACACGTTGCTGAAGTTATTCGAGAGGAAGTGAAAGCACTGGGAATTCCTTGCGATTATCCTAATATTGGTGGACTTCCTGCTGAGGTTTTAACTGTCAGTTTGGGTGTTGCTAGCTTGATTCCAGAAGCACAAACAGATCCTCATACTTTGTTAGTGACTGCGGAAAGAGCGCTGATTCAAGCAAAAAGAAGGGGACGCGATCGGGTAGTTTTTAATTAGAATTTTTAGAGATTCGATCCCCCTGGTAGGTTGGGTTGAGGAACGAAACCCAACATTTACAAATTCTCGAAATACCGTTGAAGTTGCATAAGTCCCAGAGGTTTTCAATGGTGGGCAATATATTAAATAATTAAGGAACCGCAGATGAACGCAGATGAACGCGGATAAATCTGTACTTTATTCAAGTGAAAACCGCTATATAAATTTGATTTCTCTTGATACTTCTTTACACGAATGATTGATCGTAAAACCTTGGAAAGGGAAGGGAGCTAGGAATCCAATTTCCCCCTTTCACGCATGAGGATTAAGGGGGGTAAAGCTACTCCCTTCCCACTCAAAGATTACTCCTATCCTGCTAGAAGATTACCTA
This genomic interval from Scytonema hofmannii PCC 7110 contains the following:
- a CDS encoding cytochrome b/b6 domain-containing protein yields the protein MTPTIPFKPGKLPTQAIGAKIFHWVNIISLFIMLTSGLQIYNANPVFGGRAGWHIPPLFTLGGWLAGGRHWHFAAMWLFSLNLLWYGLYVLATRRWRHRFVGTNDLKALQKSKNSKRLIYAFHRIVYTSIIPILVLALFTGIGMYKPAQFYWIVDIFGSWQALRIVHFSSVPIVILFSVTHWLLGREAGGTELTESMFW
- a CDS encoding PAS domain-containing protein translates to MLTGIDISSHASYRGTHHLGIYQHFLCIYHQGAKAAIELQAIFLTGPAAMYTKGSATHHREALLSSRSAEALAKQEQQQTNQAFTELCQRSHTSLHLQTALAATGLGLWDWNLVTDKTYYDPQWKHILGYEVEEIENHRKSFERLVHPEDFPKVMAALDDYLEGRIPVYEVEFRMLAKSGEWKWIFDRGRVFEWDRSGQPVQMVGTHQDITRQKRQEQALQQIRKRERLLNTIRKCISSRSQLQPILETIAKEVQQFLPTDRTVIYRFPWDENKMMAVESVNEQNQDIYGDKLQTKASLVFPISLRSEEHQNTISSIPNHHLQVANQEKELLGYCCQSNLWGLLMVYNSSSNRQWQEWEVETLRQVSVEIAIAIQQCQLIEQVHQEIASRVIVEAQEQKTAQQLKDTQEELRHFREQLLQNEKIANLGKLVVDVAGEIYNSTNFIATSLHPVGEYAEELIQLLEFYQQSHPKSKAEIASQLQRLDLNFVKTDFLKLLWSVRASSERVKEIASALWNFSRFEDNRMVKADLHTGLDCVLRILQQRLKERPDKPRIQIIKEFGELPLVNCYASELNQVFMNVLNNAIDALEERIYQDNSFIPKIWIRTEVINSHLSLVGNQNKQPSKQRKIVIRIADNGKGILPHLKKHIFEPFFTTKSEGKVRGLGLSISQQIIVEKHQGKLRCNSQLGQGTEFAIELSHKTTTYADIIQSASF
- a CDS encoding AAA-like domain-containing protein gives rise to the protein MTIDEIVLLLKANIPNSLSELQELVLRSSWEGKTYTSIAAEAHYGEERVRKVAAHLWQVLSDFWKEPISKSNFRQILEPRRLSRTQQQVLREFNRKDEVTPLEFPSGPVSLNSKFYVPRSSIEELAYAEIAEPGSVTCIKAPKKMGKSSLILRILAHAASLGYSTVHLDFQQADRAVFTNLDKFLRWFCANVSRELALEPRLNDYWDEDMGSKVCCSLYFQYYLLPSLNSPLVLVFNGVDWVFEYPEIAEDFLPLLRSWYEQAKLVEVWQKLRLVLAYSMEFLLPLNLTHSPFNIGLTIKLREFTKEQVQDLAHRHGLDWSHGSDADKLMAMVGGHPYLVRLALYHLVSKGGTERHLGQLLQQAPTEAGIYNDYLRQCLLVLREKPQLGDAFREVVFATSPLQLEPTVAYKLYAMGLVSIEGDRCTPLCELYRLYFREQLNTNSDRAPRLQELEKENQQLRVLSGLDELTQLVSRRSFNTYLQIEWQKAMSKRAPLSLILCDIDYFKFYNKTYGITAGDDCLRQISGVINKCVKLSFPSEDLNSDRNSALVARYGGEQFAILIQTDAANALHVAEVIREEVKALGIPCDYPNIGGLPAEVLTVSLGVASLIPEAQTDPHTLLVTAERALIQAKRRGRDRVVFN